The Saccharopolyspora gloriosae genome window below encodes:
- a CDS encoding amino acid adenylation domain-containing protein — translation MPEPQGASLPLSAAQAGIWFAQALDRANPIYNTSEYVEIHGPVDPELFADALTRVLAEADTLRIRVVETEDGPRQLIDRPWEPSLPVVDVSGDADPMSAALRWMRGDLAEQVDLAVGGPEGRLFTAALLKPADDRWLWYQRIHHVAIDGYGFSIVLRRVAEVYTALVAGDEPGRSPFGPLESLLEAERDYRASEKFERDAEFWRERFADRPEPGTLAGRSGRTARTFLRRAADVDSGAADALAGAAQDSRTIWPDALIAGFAAYLHRVTGQREVVLGLPVMGRLGSAASRVPGMVVNVLPLRLSVAPDSTRDELVVQVAKAVRQVRKHQQYRGEDLRRDLRLLGTDRPLFGPMINVKAFDYDLCFGEHSATVHNLAAGPVDDLTVSVYTVGTGMRFEFDANPDLYTADEISAHQDRFLRFLSRFAEANGTVGEVDLLSAEERRLVLDEWNGGPVGADRTGMTLPDLFEDQVRRTPEAVALTWGDERITYTELDARANRLAHCLIDHGVGPEQLVALALPRSAELVVSVLAVLKAGAAYLPLDPGNPASRIAYIVADSEPAMLISDTAHHANLPADIPRLLLDDPAGAAEIAEHSQRDPRGGERGPLTSDHAAYVIYTSGSTGQPKGVVIPHHNVVRLFTATDPWFSFGAQDVWTLFHSYAFDFSVWELWGALLHGGRLVVVPHEVSRSPQEFLGLLARERVTVLNQTPSAFYQLIEADRNAPEFELALRYVVFGGEALDLSRLDDWYARHPDDPKLINMYGITETTVHVSYVELDPELVARRDGSLIGRGIPDLRVYLLDENLHPVPPGVIGELYISGEGLARGYLGRRALTASRFVADPFGEKGARMYRSGDLARWRSGGLLEFVGRADHQVKIRGFRIELGEIEARLAAHPQVTQAAVVAREDQPGDHRLVGYAVSAAEAAELRSHLAAELPDYMVPSAVVLLDALPLTPNGKLDAKALPAPDFAPQAAGRGPRDAVESVLCRLFGEVLGVPEVGIDDGFFDLGGHSLLATRLLTRVRGELGVELSIRTLFDHPTVAGLVRRMGPSLRPRPELRPRPRPDEVPLSFAQQRLWFLHRLEGPSATYNLPISVRLSGELDVAALRAALGDVVGRHESLRTAFPDRQGEPRQSVLEPGEPELPLVETTEAELDGELAAAARHGFDLAQEPPLRATLLRTGEREHVLLVLLHHIATDEWSMAPLLRDLATAYAARRRGAEPDWAPLPVQYADYALWQRELLGDEQDEQSLAARELAFWRDALAGLPDELALPADHQRPAVPSHRGGAVRFGFDAALHRDLRALATEHRASLFMVVQAGLAALLTRLGAGTDIPIGSPVAGRGDDRLDELVGFFVNSLVLRTDTSGEPTFAELLDRVRQSDLAAYDHAELPFERLAEVLNPSRSLARHPLFQVMLAYWGEAEAVDAEFPGLDATVDTVDAGAAKFDLALSLREVSDGVEGVAQFSADLFEPASVEALTARFVRLLTAAAAAPDTPIGDLDLLDPAERRRIFNWGDAIPDQDVRPATFPDLLDQRIAERPDKAALVFEGTELSYAELGARVNALAHLLMERGAAPGRIVGVMLPRSPELIIGLLAVLASGAAYLALDPDYPADRLEHMIDDADPGLVLAFSDRSPDNAPTLLLDSAQVRAAWDAEPTATPPRKSTVDDPAYVIYTSGSTGRPKGVVVPHTGVAGLVATQTQRVGITAESRVLQFASPSFDVAFWELCMGLLSGGTLVVVPADRRVPGAPLADYAREHEVTHLAIGPSVMGMFPPDVDLPPNATLLCGAEKVPADLVERWSRDRVMLNCYGPTEATVNSTLWECEPDTGTSVPIGVPDPGTRLYVLDAALRPVPPGVVGELYVSGTGLAHGYLNRPSLTAERFVADPHGAPGARMYRTGDLVRWRADGALDFAGRADDQVKIRGFRIEPGEIEASLAKHPAVGQVATVVREDRPGDKRLIGYVVAQREVEQAELRAHVAESLPDYMVPAAIVFVDALPLMPNGKLDRSALPEPDLAGAVGSAVPRDPTEEVLCALFAEVLELPRVGVHDGFFDLGGHSLLAARLIARIDEALGVKLNVGSLFAAPTVAGLGARVRTGGKGDALGILLPLRTEGAKEPLFCVHPAAGLAWPFSGLMKHIDPQRPLYGLQSRGLDEPAPVLDDLAAMAAEYLDHVREVQPHGPYHFLGWSFGGVVAHEMSTQLQDQGEQVRFLCMLDSYPKDVWDELPTEEEALKALLYMAGYDMGLLGEQPLHRDQVMEILSAEGSALANLEEHTVKAVIDNFANCAVLENEADHGTFHGDVLFFTATVNQAKASLTPRMWESYVDGAVENHDIACEHKDMTRPAPLAEIAEIVQDRLRRTEAPAPDPRRSSGP, via the coding sequence ATGCCGGAGCCGCAGGGCGCGTCACTGCCGCTGTCCGCCGCGCAAGCGGGGATCTGGTTCGCGCAGGCGCTCGACCGCGCGAACCCGATCTACAACACCAGCGAGTACGTCGAGATCCACGGCCCGGTCGACCCGGAGCTGTTCGCCGACGCGCTGACGAGGGTGCTGGCCGAGGCCGACACGCTGCGGATCCGGGTGGTCGAGACCGAGGACGGTCCGCGGCAGCTGATCGACCGGCCGTGGGAGCCGAGCCTGCCGGTGGTCGACGTCAGCGGGGACGCGGACCCGATGTCGGCCGCGCTGCGGTGGATGCGCGGCGACCTCGCCGAGCAGGTGGACCTGGCGGTGGGGGGCCCGGAGGGCAGGCTGTTCACGGCGGCGCTGCTGAAGCCGGCCGACGATCGGTGGCTCTGGTACCAGCGGATCCACCACGTGGCCATCGACGGCTACGGCTTCTCCATCGTGCTGCGCCGGGTCGCGGAGGTCTACACGGCGCTGGTCGCGGGCGATGAGCCGGGGCGGTCCCCGTTCGGGCCGCTGGAGTCGTTGCTGGAGGCGGAGCGGGACTACCGGGCGTCGGAGAAGTTCGAGCGGGATGCGGAGTTCTGGCGGGAGCGGTTCGCCGACCGCCCCGAACCGGGCACCTTGGCGGGGCGGTCGGGCCGGACGGCGCGCACGTTCCTGCGCCGCGCGGCGGACGTGGATTCCGGAGCCGCCGACGCGCTGGCCGGGGCCGCGCAGGACAGCCGCACGATCTGGCCGGACGCGTTGATCGCCGGGTTCGCGGCGTACCTGCACCGGGTGACGGGGCAGCGCGAGGTGGTGCTGGGGCTGCCGGTGATGGGGCGGCTCGGGTCGGCCGCGTCGCGGGTGCCGGGCATGGTCGTGAACGTGCTGCCGCTGCGGCTGTCGGTCGCGCCGGATTCGACGCGCGACGAGCTGGTCGTGCAGGTGGCGAAGGCGGTCCGCCAGGTGCGCAAGCACCAGCAGTACCGGGGCGAGGACCTGCGCCGGGACTTGCGACTGCTGGGCACGGACCGGCCGCTGTTCGGTCCGATGATCAACGTGAAGGCGTTCGACTACGACCTGTGCTTCGGCGAGCACTCCGCGACGGTGCACAACCTGGCGGCGGGCCCGGTCGACGACCTGACGGTGTCGGTCTACACCGTCGGCACCGGGATGCGGTTCGAGTTCGACGCGAACCCGGACCTCTACACCGCCGACGAGATCTCCGCGCACCAGGACAGGTTCCTGCGCTTCCTGAGCCGGTTCGCGGAGGCGAACGGGACGGTCGGCGAGGTCGACCTGCTCTCCGCTGAAGAACGCCGCTTGGTGCTCGACGAGTGGAACGGCGGCCCCGTCGGAGCCGACCGCACGGGGATGACGCTGCCGGACCTGTTCGAGGACCAGGTCCGCCGCACCCCGGAGGCGGTGGCGCTGACCTGGGGCGACGAGCGGATCACCTACACCGAGCTGGACGCGCGGGCGAACCGGCTGGCGCACTGCCTCATCGACCACGGCGTCGGCCCGGAGCAGCTGGTGGCGCTGGCGCTGCCGCGTTCGGCGGAGCTGGTGGTCTCGGTGCTGGCGGTGCTCAAGGCGGGAGCGGCGTACTTGCCGCTGGATCCGGGGAACCCGGCGAGCCGCATCGCCTACATCGTCGCGGACTCCGAGCCCGCGATGCTGATCAGCGACACCGCGCACCACGCGAACCTCCCGGCCGACATCCCGCGGCTGCTGCTGGACGATCCGGCCGGAGCGGCGGAGATCGCCGAGCATTCCCAGCGCGATCCGCGCGGTGGGGAACGCGGGCCGTTGACGTCGGATCACGCCGCGTACGTCATCTACACCTCTGGTTCCACCGGCCAGCCGAAGGGCGTGGTGATCCCGCACCACAACGTGGTGCGCTTGTTCACCGCGACCGACCCGTGGTTCTCCTTCGGGGCCCAGGACGTGTGGACGCTGTTCCACTCGTACGCCTTCGACTTCTCGGTGTGGGAGCTGTGGGGCGCGCTGCTGCACGGCGGCAGGCTGGTCGTGGTGCCGCACGAGGTGAGCCGTTCGCCGCAGGAGTTCCTGGGCCTGCTGGCGCGTGAGCGCGTCACCGTGCTGAACCAGACCCCGTCGGCGTTCTACCAGCTCATCGAGGCCGACCGGAACGCTCCGGAGTTCGAGCTAGCGCTGCGGTACGTGGTGTTCGGCGGTGAGGCGCTGGACCTGTCCCGGCTGGACGACTGGTACGCGCGGCACCCGGACGACCCGAAGCTGATCAACATGTACGGGATCACCGAGACGACCGTGCACGTGTCGTACGTGGAGCTCGACCCGGAGCTGGTCGCGCGGCGCGACGGCAGCCTGATCGGCCGCGGCATCCCGGACCTGCGGGTGTACCTGCTGGACGAGAACCTGCACCCGGTGCCGCCGGGCGTGATCGGCGAGCTCTACATCTCGGGGGAGGGGCTGGCGCGCGGCTACCTGGGGCGGCGGGCGTTGACGGCGTCGCGGTTCGTCGCCGACCCGTTCGGCGAGAAGGGCGCCCGGATGTACCGCTCCGGGGACTTGGCGCGGTGGCGCTCCGGTGGCCTGCTGGAGTTCGTCGGGCGAGCCGACCACCAGGTCAAGATCCGCGGTTTCCGCATCGAGCTCGGTGAGATCGAGGCACGGCTCGCGGCGCATCCGCAGGTCACGCAGGCCGCGGTGGTGGCGCGCGAGGACCAGCCCGGTGATCACCGGCTCGTCGGGTACGCCGTGTCGGCCGCCGAAGCCGCCGAGCTGCGATCGCACTTGGCGGCGGAGCTGCCGGACTACATGGTGCCTTCGGCGGTGGTGCTGCTGGACGCGCTTCCGCTGACCCCCAACGGAAAGCTCGACGCGAAGGCGCTGCCCGCGCCGGACTTCGCGCCGCAGGCGGCGGGCCGGGGCCCGCGCGACGCGGTCGAATCGGTGCTGTGCCGGCTGTTCGGCGAGGTGCTGGGCGTGCCGGAGGTCGGCATCGACGACGGTTTCTTCGATCTCGGCGGGCATTCGCTGCTGGCGACGCGGCTGCTGACGCGGGTGCGCGGCGAACTGGGCGTGGAGCTGTCCATCCGCACCTTGTTCGACCACCCGACCGTGGCGGGTCTGGTGCGGCGGATGGGGCCGAGCCTGCGCCCCCGCCCGGAACTGCGCCCGCGGCCCCGGCCGGACGAGGTACCGCTGTCCTTCGCGCAGCAGCGGCTCTGGTTCCTGCACCGGCTGGAGGGCCCCAGCGCCACCTACAACCTGCCGATCAGCGTGCGGCTGTCCGGTGAGCTCGACGTGGCCGCGTTGCGCGCCGCGCTCGGCGACGTGGTGGGCAGGCACGAGAGCCTGCGCACCGCGTTCCCCGACCGCCAGGGCGAACCGCGTCAGTCCGTGCTGGAGCCTGGTGAGCCGGAGTTGCCGCTCGTCGAGACGACCGAGGCCGAGCTCGACGGCGAGCTCGCCGCGGCGGCCCGGCACGGTTTCGACCTGGCGCAGGAGCCGCCGCTGCGCGCCACGCTGCTGCGCACCGGCGAGCGGGAGCACGTGCTGCTGGTGCTGCTGCACCACATCGCCACCGACGAGTGGTCGATGGCGCCGCTGCTGCGCGACCTCGCCACCGCCTACGCGGCCCGCCGCCGCGGCGCGGAACCGGACTGGGCGCCGTTACCGGTGCAGTACGCGGATTACGCGCTGTGGCAGCGGGAACTGCTCGGTGACGAGCAGGACGAGCAGAGCCTCGCGGCGCGCGAACTCGCGTTCTGGCGGGACGCGCTGGCGGGGCTGCCCGACGAGCTCGCGCTGCCCGCCGACCACCAGCGGCCCGCGGTGCCCAGCCACCGGGGCGGCGCCGTGCGGTTCGGCTTCGACGCCGCGCTGCACCGGGACCTCCGCGCGCTGGCCACCGAACACCGGGCGAGCCTGTTCATGGTGGTGCAGGCCGGGTTGGCCGCGCTGCTGACCCGCCTCGGCGCGGGCACCGACATCCCCATCGGTTCGCCGGTCGCGGGACGCGGCGACGACCGGCTCGACGAGCTCGTCGGCTTCTTCGTCAACAGCCTGGTGCTGCGCACCGACACCTCCGGCGAGCCCACGTTCGCCGAGCTGCTGGACCGGGTGCGCCAGTCCGACCTGGCCGCCTACGACCACGCCGAGCTGCCCTTCGAGCGGCTCGCGGAGGTGCTCAACCCGTCGCGGTCGCTGGCCCGGCACCCGCTGTTCCAGGTGATGCTGGCCTACTGGGGCGAAGCGGAGGCGGTGGACGCGGAGTTCCCCGGTCTCGACGCGACCGTGGACACCGTCGACGCGGGGGCCGCCAAGTTCGACCTGGCGCTGAGCCTGCGCGAGGTCTCCGACGGCGTCGAGGGCGTCGCCCAGTTCAGCGCGGACCTGTTCGAGCCCGCGAGCGTCGAGGCGCTGACCGCGCGGTTCGTGCGGCTGCTCACCGCCGCCGCCGCGGCCCCGGACACCCCGATCGGCGACCTGGACCTGCTCGATCCGGCGGAGCGACGGCGGATCTTCAACTGGGGCGACGCGATCCCGGACCAGGACGTGCGGCCCGCGACGTTCCCCGACCTGCTCGACCAGCGGATCGCGGAACGCCCGGACAAGGCGGCGCTGGTCTTCGAGGGCACCGAGCTCAGCTACGCGGAGCTGGGCGCGCGGGTGAACGCGCTGGCGCACCTGCTGATGGAGCGCGGGGCCGCGCCGGGCCGGATCGTCGGCGTGATGCTGCCGCGCTCCCCGGAACTGATCATCGGGTTGCTGGCGGTGCTCGCGTCCGGTGCGGCCTACCTGGCGCTGGACCCCGACTACCCGGCCGACCGGCTGGAGCACATGATCGACGACGCGGATCCGGGCCTGGTGCTGGCGTTCTCGGACCGCAGCCCGGACAACGCGCCGACGCTGCTGCTCGACAGCGCGCAGGTGCGCGCGGCCTGGGACGCCGAGCCCACCGCGACACCGCCCCGGAAGTCCACAGTGGATGATCCGGCGTACGTCATCTACACCTCCGGTTCCACCGGCAGGCCCAAGGGCGTCGTCGTCCCGCACACCGGCGTCGCCGGTCTCGTCGCCACCCAGACCCAGCGGGTCGGCATCACCGCCGAGAGCAGGGTGCTGCAGTTCGCCTCGCCGAGCTTCGACGTCGCGTTCTGGGAGCTGTGCATGGGACTGCTCTCCGGCGGCACGCTCGTCGTGGTGCCCGCCGACCGGCGGGTGCCGGGCGCGCCGCTGGCCGACTACGCCCGCGAGCACGAGGTGACGCACCTGGCGATCGGGCCGTCGGTGATGGGCATGTTCCCGCCCGACGTGGACCTGCCGCCGAACGCGACGCTGCTCTGCGGTGCCGAGAAGGTGCCCGCCGACCTGGTGGAACGCTGGTCGCGGGACCGCGTGATGCTCAACTGCTACGGCCCGACCGAGGCCACCGTGAACTCCACCCTGTGGGAGTGCGAACCCGACACCGGCACGTCGGTCCCGATCGGCGTGCCCGACCCCGGCACCCGGCTCTACGTGCTCGACGCCGCGCTGCGGCCGGTGCCGCCGGGAGTGGTCGGCGAGCTCTACGTCTCCGGAACCGGCCTCGCCCACGGCTACCTGAACCGCCCGTCGCTGACCGCCGAGCGCTTCGTCGCCGATCCGCACGGCGCGCCCGGCGCGCGCATGTACCGCACCGGTGACCTGGTGCGGTGGCGTGCCGACGGGGCGCTGGACTTCGCCGGGCGGGCCGACGACCAGGTCAAGATCCGCGGATTCCGCATCGAACCCGGTGAGATCGAGGCGTCGCTGGCCAAGCACCCCGCCGTCGGCCAGGTCGCCACCGTCGTGCGCGAGGACCGGCCCGGCGACAAGCGCCTCATCGGCTACGTCGTCGCCCAGCGGGAAGTGGAGCAGGCCGAACTGCGCGCGCACGTCGCCGAATCGCTGCCGGACTACATGGTCCCCGCCGCGATCGTGTTCGTGGACGCACTGCCGCTGATGCCGAACGGGAAGCTGGACCGGTCTGCGCTGCCCGAACCCGACCTCGCCGGCGCCGTCGGCTCCGCGGTGCCCCGCGACCCCACCGAAGAGGTGCTGTGCGCGCTGTTCGCGGAAGTGCTCGAACTCCCGCGCGTCGGCGTGCACGACGGCTTCTTCGACCTCGGCGGGCATTCGCTGCTCGCGGCCCGGCTCATCGCGCGCATCGACGAGGCGCTCGGCGTGAAGCTCAACGTGGGCAGCCTGTTCGCCGCCCCGACCGTCGCCGGGCTCGGCGCCCGCGTGCGCACCGGTGGCAAGGGCGACGCGCTGGGCATCCTGCTGCCGCTGCGCACCGAGGGCGCGAAGGAACCGCTGTTCTGCGTGCACCCCGCGGCCGGGCTGGCCTGGCCGTTCTCCGGGCTGATGAAGCACATCGACCCGCAGCGCCCGCTCTACGGCCTGCAATCGCGGGGCCTCGACGAGCCCGCGCCGGTGCTGGACGACCTCGCGGCGATGGCCGCCGAGTACCTCGACCACGTCCGCGAGGTGCAGCCGCACGGCCCGTACCACTTCCTCGGCTGGTCCTTCGGCGGCGTCGTCGCCCACGAGATGAGCACCCAGCTCCAGGACCAGGGCGAACAGGTCCGGTTCCTGTGCATGCTCGACTCGTACCCGAAGGACGTGTGGGACGAGCTGCCCACCGAGGAGGAGGCGCTCAAGGCGCTGCTGTACATGGCCGGCTACGACATGGGCCTGCTGGGCGAGCAGCCGCTGCACCGCGACCAGGTGATGGAGATCCTCTCCGCCGAGGGCAGCGCGCTGGCGAACCTCGAAGAGCACACCGTGAAGGCCGTCATCGACAACTTCGCCAACTGCGCGGTGCTGGAGAACGAGGCCGACCACGGCACGTTCCACGGCGACGTGCTGTTCTTCACCGCCACCGTCAACCAGGCCAAGGCATCCCTGACGCCCCGCATGTGGGAGTCCTACGTGGACGGAGCCGTGGAGAACCACGACATCGCCTGCGAGCACAAGGACATGACCCGGCCCGCCCCGCTCGCCGAGATCGCCGAGATCGTCCAAGATCGGCTGCGGCGCACCGAAGCCCCCGCTCCCGACCCGCGAAGGAGTTCCGGACCATGA
- a CDS encoding siderophore-interacting protein, which translates to MTTADRPGRSEHRRPPTRTLEVLRTTELSPSMRRITLGGDELAGFREQHSGPNVKVFVPQPGQHRPVLPVLNDEGRYVWPEAHERPTMRTYTVRRYDEQRGELDIDFVMHGDHGVAASWARAAEPGDYLGVLGPGGRTCREADWYLLVGDETAMPAIASIIEGLPLTARGQVFLEVAGSSDQQHIECPPNVRMTWLHRDGVPAGRSTLLSDAVRDLDIPDSHDVSAWVSGESGIVRGIRRHLRQDRGFDARSVLAIGYWKAGMAETDYHDRYNHDRD; encoded by the coding sequence ATGACGACAGCGGACCGACCCGGACGCAGCGAACACCGCCGTCCTCCGACCCGCACGCTGGAGGTGCTCCGCACGACGGAGCTGTCGCCTTCGATGCGGCGCATCACCCTCGGCGGGGACGAACTCGCCGGGTTCCGCGAGCAGCACAGCGGGCCCAACGTGAAGGTGTTCGTCCCGCAACCCGGTCAGCACCGCCCGGTGCTCCCCGTCCTCAACGACGAAGGCCGCTACGTGTGGCCCGAAGCGCACGAACGGCCCACCATGCGCACCTACACGGTGCGCCGCTACGACGAACAGCGCGGCGAGCTCGACATCGACTTCGTCATGCACGGAGACCACGGCGTCGCCGCGTCTTGGGCGCGCGCAGCCGAACCGGGCGACTACCTCGGCGTGCTCGGCCCCGGCGGCCGGACCTGCCGGGAAGCCGACTGGTACCTGTTGGTCGGCGACGAGACCGCGATGCCCGCCATCGCCTCGATCATCGAAGGGCTGCCGCTCACCGCGCGCGGCCAGGTCTTCCTGGAAGTCGCCGGGAGCAGCGACCAGCAGCACATCGAATGCCCGCCGAACGTGCGGATGACCTGGCTGCACCGCGACGGCGTGCCAGCAGGGCGCTCCACGCTGCTGTCCGACGCCGTCCGCGACCTCGACATCCCCGACAGCCACGACGTGTCGGCCTGGGTCTCCGGTGAATCCGGGATCGTCCGCGGCATCCGCCGCCACCTGCGGCAGGACCGCGGATTCGACGCCCGATCGGTGCTCGCCATCGGCTACTGGAAAGCCGGCATGGCCGAAACCGACTACCACGACCGATACAACCACGACCGCGACTGA
- a CDS encoding DHA2 family efflux MFS transporter permease subunit, with product MNDPKVAVCIVYVAAMFMNGMDATIVNVALPAIGAEFGVPPSATSAINIGYLVSLAVCIPVSGWLGDRFGTKKVFLAAFGAFVLASALCGAAQDLTQLTAARVVQGAGGGVLSPVALTMLFRAYPPQERIRLSRVLVIPTAVAPALGPVLGGFFVEQLSWRWGFFVNVPFGVLALVYGVLRLREHVESVHKRFDLIGFALAAPGLGLLMYALDAVSMRGPDSPHFYLAGVVGLGCLIALVVSQLRSRQPMLDVRLFGDASFRRASLILATCVAGFLGTLYGFTLMYQSGMGASPWETGLVTLPKAVGLMVASQAVTWAHPRMGPRLLIASAMLGAAASFAAMNLVTGPLSAGAVQFASGFFVGAASIELQVVAFATISATATGGASTLFNVQRQIGSALGVAVTAGVLALGGAGSSGSLGAYHVAMLVSAGFALLGVFVALRIKNPAALRADAGHDVDEGSGSGAVPAARS from the coding sequence GTGAACGACCCCAAAGTCGCGGTCTGCATCGTCTACGTCGCCGCGATGTTCATGAACGGCATGGACGCCACCATCGTCAACGTGGCGCTGCCCGCGATCGGCGCCGAGTTCGGGGTGCCGCCGAGCGCGACCAGCGCCATCAACATCGGCTACCTGGTCAGCCTCGCGGTGTGCATCCCCGTGTCGGGCTGGCTGGGCGACCGGTTCGGGACCAAGAAGGTCTTCCTGGCCGCGTTCGGCGCGTTCGTGCTGGCCTCCGCGCTGTGCGGGGCCGCTCAAGACCTGACGCAGCTCACCGCGGCCCGCGTCGTGCAGGGCGCGGGCGGCGGCGTGCTGAGCCCGGTGGCGTTGACCATGCTGTTCCGCGCCTACCCGCCGCAGGAGCGGATCAGGCTCTCCAGGGTGCTGGTGATCCCGACCGCGGTGGCACCCGCGCTCGGGCCGGTGCTGGGCGGGTTCTTCGTCGAGCAGCTCAGCTGGCGGTGGGGCTTCTTCGTGAACGTGCCGTTCGGCGTGCTGGCCCTGGTCTACGGCGTGCTGCGGCTGCGCGAACACGTCGAATCCGTGCACAAGCGGTTCGACCTGATCGGGTTCGCGCTGGCCGCGCCCGGACTGGGCCTGCTGATGTACGCGCTGGACGCGGTGTCGATGCGCGGGCCGGACTCCCCGCACTTCTACCTGGCGGGGGTGGTCGGGCTGGGCTGCCTCATCGCGCTCGTCGTGTCCCAGCTGCGGTCCCGGCAACCGATGCTGGACGTGCGGTTGTTCGGCGACGCCTCGTTCCGGCGGGCCAGCCTCATCCTGGCGACGTGCGTGGCCGGATTCCTCGGCACGCTCTACGGCTTCACGCTGATGTACCAGTCCGGCATGGGCGCCTCGCCGTGGGAGACGGGGCTGGTGACCCTGCCGAAGGCGGTCGGGCTGATGGTGGCCTCGCAGGCGGTGACCTGGGCGCACCCCAGGATGGGGCCGCGGTTGCTGATCGCCTCGGCGATGCTCGGCGCCGCCGCGTCGTTCGCCGCGATGAACCTGGTGACCGGTCCGCTGTCGGCGGGGGCCGTGCAGTTCGCCTCCGGGTTCTTCGTCGGTGCCGCGTCGATCGAGCTGCAGGTCGTGGCGTTCGCGACGATCAGCGCCACCGCCACCGGCGGCGCGTCCACCTTGTTCAACGTGCAGCGCCAGATCGGTTCGGCGCTCGGCGTCGCCGTCACGGCCGGTGTGCTCGCACTCGGCGGGGCCGGGTCGTCCGGTTCGCTCGGCGCCTACCACGTGGCGATGCTCGTCTCCGCCGGATTCGCGCTGCTGGGCGTGTTCGTGGCGCTGCGCATCAAGAATCCCGCCGCGCTGCGCGCCGATGCTGGTCACGACGTGGACGAGGGCAGCGGGTCCGGGGCGGTCCCGGCGGCCCGGAGCTGA
- a CDS encoding MbtH family protein, with the protein MSNPFDDPEGSFYALVNDEDQYSLWPERIKVPDGWTVAHGPAGREACLEHIEVHWTDIRPVRNGA; encoded by the coding sequence ATGAGCAATCCGTTCGACGACCCCGAGGGCTCGTTCTACGCCCTGGTCAACGACGAGGACCAGTACTCGCTGTGGCCGGAGCGGATCAAGGTGCCCGACGGCTGGACGGTCGCCCACGGCCCGGCGGGCCGCGAAGCCTGCCTGGAACACATCGAGGTGCACTGGACGGACATCCGCCCGGTCCGCAACGGCGCGTAA
- a CDS encoding lysine N(6)-hydroxylase/L-ornithine N(5)-oxygenase family protein, with amino-acid sequence MSAAPTPVQGHVQDILGIGFGPSNLALAVAVEEHNRRCDEGERLDASFVERKPRFGWHRGMLIEGTTMQVSFLKDLVTMREPASDFSFLSYLRDKGRLVDFINHKTMFPTRVEYHDYLEWAAGRLEHLADYDAEVIDVRPVQDGDVFEVLVRHGSGQVTARLARNIVVAVGLEASLPPGAELGDRVWHNLELMHRVGELDGTEPRRFTIVGAGQSAAEVTDHLHRSFPDAEVCSVFSRYGHTPADDSPFANRIFDPDAVDHFYTSPTGVKQMLMDYHRNTNYSVVDLELIEQLYARAYQEKVQGKERLRMLNASRVTDVETSADGVAVTVEFLPTGEREVLDSDVLVYATGCRPGDPGRFLGRTWEECLQDADGQVQVDRDYRVRTTDGVRGGVYFQGGTEHTHGITSSLLSNGAVRAGDIRDSILRYRNTPRATAPSGYALTAEHA; translated from the coding sequence GTGTCTGCGGCTCCGACCCCCGTGCAAGGCCACGTCCAGGACATCCTGGGCATCGGCTTCGGCCCCTCCAACTTAGCGCTGGCCGTGGCCGTCGAGGAACACAACCGCCGCTGCGACGAGGGCGAACGGCTCGACGCGAGCTTCGTGGAACGCAAGCCGAGGTTCGGCTGGCACCGCGGCATGCTCATCGAAGGCACCACGATGCAGGTCTCCTTCCTCAAAGACCTCGTGACGATGCGCGAGCCCGCCAGCGACTTCTCGTTCCTGTCGTACCTGCGGGACAAGGGTCGCCTGGTCGACTTCATCAACCACAAGACCATGTTCCCGACCCGCGTCGAATATCACGACTACCTGGAGTGGGCCGCCGGCCGGCTGGAACACCTCGCGGACTACGACGCCGAAGTCATCGACGTGCGGCCCGTGCAGGACGGCGACGTGTTCGAAGTGCTCGTGCGGCACGGGTCCGGCCAGGTCACCGCCCGGCTCGCCCGCAACATCGTCGTCGCCGTCGGACTCGAAGCGAGCCTGCCGCCCGGCGCGGAACTCGGCGACCGCGTGTGGCACAACCTCGAACTGATGCACCGCGTCGGCGAACTCGACGGCACCGAGCCACGCCGGTTCACCATCGTCGGAGCCGGGCAGAGCGCCGCCGAAGTCACCGACCACCTGCACCGCTCGTTCCCCGACGCGGAAGTGTGCTCGGTGTTCAGCCGGTACGGGCACACCCCCGCCGACGACAGCCCGTTCGCGAACCGCATCTTCGACCCCGACGCGGTCGACCACTTCTACACCTCGCCGACCGGGGTGAAGCAGATGCTCATGGACTACCACCGCAACACGAACTACTCCGTGGTGGACCTCGAACTCATCGAGCAGCTCTACGCCCGCGCCTACCAGGAGAAGGTGCAGGGCAAGGAACGGCTGCGGATGCTCAACGCCTCCCGCGTCACCGACGTCGAGACCTCCGCCGACGGCGTCGCGGTCACCGTCGAATTCCTGCCCACCGGTGAGCGCGAAGTGCTCGACTCCGACGTGCTCGTCTACGCCACCGGCTGCCGGCCCGGCGACCCCGGGCGGTTCCTCGGGCGCACCTGGGAGGAATGCCTGCAGGACGCGGACGGGCAGGTGCAGGTGGACCGCGACTACCGGGTGCGCACCACCGACGGCGTCCGCGGCGGCGTGTACTTCCAAGGCGGCACCGAGCACACCCACGGCATCACGTCGTCGCTGCTGTCCAACGGCGCGGTCCGGGCGGGCGACATCCGCGACTCGATCCTCCGGTACCGCAACACGCCCCGGGCGACCGCGCCCTCCGGCTACGCCCTCACCGCCGAACACGCCTGA